One Eurosta solidaginis isolate ZX-2024a chromosome 5, ASM4086904v1, whole genome shotgun sequence DNA segment encodes these proteins:
- the cav gene encoding telomere-binding protein cav isoform X1 — protein sequence MEIDLNNMIFRVEDLTVERVMEEYGISDERRRKFPSLYKTFVEDFIPTRTDLERKIDEDGLKELCLRLRSRVLMYRWNPVQDFVNQFTRQRRIQRWTKEKTQKLLVKAVHRYKDVCLYDERDIRMKREREWCELKKENLMRLAVWEYDRKQQLPKGNEQLSIGQVEDDTIIDITDNLANDMTEDHRSEKSSDNDDVVADIDDELNNTRSDNMEDLVVNDNIVQQEDLAKQATLASVVLNVEEMMAELHDSPIVHTPSDILPIQPLSQSQSIILNRTDLVKSTLLTKSPIKSNSLPSTKNTEELAGQEYAELVQPLRSGAQPGLIDYVNINSESMSLADSTTGPQEMSIEDLNLTTAKGSSSNSEEPLYCEFNTYISLTSTQSPIAK from the exons ATGGAAATAGATTTAAATAATATGATTTTCCGTGTGGAGGATCTTACCGTCGAAAGAGTAATGGAGGAGTACGGCATAAGTGATGAGAGAAGGCGAAAGTTTCCGAGCTTATATAAAACGTTTGTCGAGGATTTT ATACCCACACGTACAGATTTGGAGCGTAAAATTGACGAGGACGGTCTAAAAGAATTATGCCTACGTCTGCGCAGTCGCGTGTTAATGTATCGTTGGAATCCAGTACAAGACTTCGTTAATCAATTTACACGCCAAAGACGTATACAACGTTGGACaaaggaaaaaacccaaaaaCTTCTGGTAAAAGCAGTACATCGCTACAAGGACGTGTGTCTATATGACGAACGAGATATACGCATGAAGCGTGAAAGAGAGTGGTGTGAGCTGAAGAAAGAAAATTTAATGCGGTTAGCTGTTTGGGAATATGATAGAAAGCAGCAGCTTCCCAAGGGAAATGAACAATTATCAATAGGACAAGTAGAGGATGACACAATTATAGATATTACTGATAATCTTGCAAATGATATGACTGAAGATCATAGAAGTGAAAAAAGTAGTGATAATGATGATGTTGTTGCTGACATTGATGACGAACTAAACAATACTAGAAGTGATAACATGGAAGATTTAGTAGTAAATGATAACATTGTGCAACAAGAGGATTTAGCAAAACAAGCAACACTAGCATCGGTTGTATTAAATGTTGAAGAAATGATGGCGGAACTCCATGATAGTCCAATAGTGCACACGCCATCTGATATCCTACCAATACAGCCATTAAGTCAGAGCCAGAGTATAATCTTGAATCGCACTGATCTTGTTAAGAGTACCTTATTAACCAAAAGTCCAATAAAATCCAATTCGCTACCAAGTACAAAAAATACTGAAGAGTTAGCTGGTCAGGAATATGCAGAGCTAGTGCAGCCATTAAGGAGCGGTGCACAACCAGGTTTAATCGATTATGTAAATATTAATTCAGAATCGATGAGTTTAGCAGATTCCACCACTGGACCGCAAGAGATGAGCATTGAAGACCTAAATTTAACAACTGCTAAAGGGAGTAGTAGTAACAGTGAGGAACCACTATATTGTGAATTCAATACATATATATCATTGACTTCAACACAATCGCCGATTGCTAAATAA
- the cav gene encoding uncharacterized protein cav isoform X2 encodes MYRWNPVQDFVNQFTRQRRIQRWTKEKTQKLLVKAVHRYKDVCLYDERDIRMKREREWCELKKENLMRLAVWEYDRKQQLPKGNEQLSIGQVEDDTIIDITDNLANDMTEDHRSEKSSDNDDVVADIDDELNNTRSDNMEDLVVNDNIVQQEDLAKQATLASVVLNVEEMMAELHDSPIVHTPSDILPIQPLSQSQSIILNRTDLVKSTLLTKSPIKSNSLPSTKNTEELAGQEYAELVQPLRSGAQPGLIDYVNINSESMSLADSTTGPQEMSIEDLNLTTAKGSSSNSEEPLYCEFNTYISLTSTQSPIAK; translated from the coding sequence ATGTATCGTTGGAATCCAGTACAAGACTTCGTTAATCAATTTACACGCCAAAGACGTATACAACGTTGGACaaaggaaaaaacccaaaaaCTTCTGGTAAAAGCAGTACATCGCTACAAGGACGTGTGTCTATATGACGAACGAGATATACGCATGAAGCGTGAAAGAGAGTGGTGTGAGCTGAAGAAAGAAAATTTAATGCGGTTAGCTGTTTGGGAATATGATAGAAAGCAGCAGCTTCCCAAGGGAAATGAACAATTATCAATAGGACAAGTAGAGGATGACACAATTATAGATATTACTGATAATCTTGCAAATGATATGACTGAAGATCATAGAAGTGAAAAAAGTAGTGATAATGATGATGTTGTTGCTGACATTGATGACGAACTAAACAATACTAGAAGTGATAACATGGAAGATTTAGTAGTAAATGATAACATTGTGCAACAAGAGGATTTAGCAAAACAAGCAACACTAGCATCGGTTGTATTAAATGTTGAAGAAATGATGGCGGAACTCCATGATAGTCCAATAGTGCACACGCCATCTGATATCCTACCAATACAGCCATTAAGTCAGAGCCAGAGTATAATCTTGAATCGCACTGATCTTGTTAAGAGTACCTTATTAACCAAAAGTCCAATAAAATCCAATTCGCTACCAAGTACAAAAAATACTGAAGAGTTAGCTGGTCAGGAATATGCAGAGCTAGTGCAGCCATTAAGGAGCGGTGCACAACCAGGTTTAATCGATTATGTAAATATTAATTCAGAATCGATGAGTTTAGCAGATTCCACCACTGGACCGCAAGAGATGAGCATTGAAGACCTAAATTTAACAACTGCTAAAGGGAGTAGTAGTAACAGTGAGGAACCACTATATTGTGAATTCAATACATATATATCATTGACTTCAACACAATCGCCGATTGCTAAATAA